Sequence from the Arthrobacter pigmenti genome:
TGATCCACTCCCGAAGTTCTTCCGGCGACTTCGGCATTTCCCGTGGCTCCTCCTGCGCGAGGTGGTGCTCGTTGATCCCGTGGACAGCCAACGCGTAGTCATTCGCGATGTCCTCGTGCGGCACGCCTGCCAGCGCGAGCAGCACGGCACTCACCATGCCCGTCCGGTCCCGTCCGGCAGCACAATGCACGACGACGGCGCCCTCCGCCTCAGCGACGGCGCGCACCACCGCCGCGATCTTCTCCGGCCAGCGCCGAAGGTTCTCGCCGTAGTACTCCGGTGAATTCAGGTAGGGGCCGGCGAGCGCCATGAATTCCTTGTCCGACTGGTCTTCGGTGAGGCAGTTCACCACCCGGAAGCGGTCCAATACCGCGCTGTTAAGGACGGGGTCCGTCTCCCGCCGGCCGCGTTCCCCAGGGTTCCGCAGGTCAATAACGGTGCGGACGCCGTCGTCGTACGCCTGCTGCCAGCCAGCCTCCGTCAGCCACTCGTGGCGGCCCATCCGGTAGAGCCGGCCAGGCTTCACCGCAGCGCTGACCCCGCCAAGATCGCGTGCATTGACCGCGCCCTCCCAGGTGACGTTCCGCTGCGAAGTGTCAGTGTCAAAGAAGACCATGTTTCCAAGGCTACAAGCGGTTCAGGGCACGAGAAGGTAGAAGCGGAAGAACCCGAAGCCTTCAATCGGAAGTATGCGCACCTCGCTGAACCCGGCTGAGGATGCGTACCGGCGTAGGATCTCCGGGCGCATTACAGTGCCCGTTCCGGCACTGTTCGGGTGCGACATGCCATCTGGTAGGCAGATCAGCAGGCTGAAGCCGTACATGAGCCGTTCAGTGTCATCACCTGGCGGGGCGAACGAATCGGCCACTGCCTCGTCCATGACGACGACGACGCCACCTGGCCGAAGCGACCGGCGCACCGCTGAGAGAACCTCCACCGGGTAAGGCATGTCATGGATGCATTCGAACGCAAAGACCACGTCGAACTCGTTTGGCGGCAGGCCGCTCGCGTCGATCTGCTGGAAACCGGCGGAGCTTCCGGCAGAGGACGCGTTGGAGCGTGCGAGGTCGATCGACGGTTCGTCAATATCGAATCCTGTCACCCGCGCAGCGGGGAAAGCACGGGCGAGGGCGATAGTTGACCAACCGGCACCACAGCCGACGTCGGCGATTGACGCTCCCGGCGCCTGCAGCCAAGACGTCAGATCCTGCGCTTGGTTCAGCGCTTCCGCGAGTTCCCGCTCGAACCACGGGCGGTTCATGTCCGCCTGGGATTCACGGGCGTCATCACCGAACTCCTGCCAACTCACCCCGGCGCCCGCGCGATAGGCACGGTCCAAGGACGGGAGCTGCACGGCCGCCACGGCGATCATGCGTGCCAGCGGAGCGAGGTAATTGAGGCTGTTCGTGTCCGTCAGCACCTCGGCGGCGCCGGGAGGCAGGACGAAGCGGGGAGTGCCGCCGTCGCGGTTCACTTTCAGGAGGCCGGTGATTGCCTGCTGCTCAAGCCACTCCCGGGCGTATCGCTCGGAAGTGTCGGTACGCTGCGCCAGTTCCGACGATGACGCCGGCCCGTCGTTCGCCAGGCTCCGGTACCAGCCGAGCCGGTCGCCAAGGTGGATAGCGAGGATGTCCATGCTGCCGAGAGCCGCTGTGAAAACCCGCTCTGCCACGGCGTCGGCATCCTCTTCTGAAGCCATTCTTCCTCCCGGATCGCGTGCCCTTGGAGCAAGGATGGACCCGCCGCCCACGGTTGGCAAGACGTGGCCACAGCCCTATGTTCGCGGCGTCCGATCAGGAGTATCTTGAGCCAATGAAACTCTTTCGGATAGCGGCCGGCGCGCTTCTCGCGTCCGGCCTGGTTGCTGGTTCAGCGGTCGCGCCCGCATCAGCGGGCGAGCGGGACACAATCGACT
This genomic interval carries:
- a CDS encoding class I SAM-dependent methyltransferase produces the protein MASEEDADAVAERVFTAALGSMDILAIHLGDRLGWYRSLANDGPASSSELAQRTDTSERYAREWLEQQAITGLLKVNRDGGTPRFVLPPGAAEVLTDTNSLNYLAPLARMIAVAAVQLPSLDRAYRAGAGVSWQEFGDDARESQADMNRPWFERELAEALNQAQDLTSWLQAPGASIADVGCGAGWSTIALARAFPAARVTGFDIDEPSIDLARSNASSAGSSAGFQQIDASGLPPNEFDVVFAFECIHDMPYPVEVLSAVRRSLRPGGVVVVMDEAVADSFAPPGDDTERLMYGFSLLICLPDGMSHPNSAGTGTVMRPEILRRYASSAGFSEVRILPIEGFGFFRFYLLVP
- a CDS encoding tyrosine-protein phosphatase, which translates into the protein MVFFDTDTSQRNVTWEGAVNARDLGGVSAAVKPGRLYRMGRHEWLTEAGWQQAYDDGVRTVIDLRNPGERGRRETDPVLNSAVLDRFRVVNCLTEDQSDKEFMALAGPYLNSPEYYGENLRRWPEKIAAVVRAVAEAEGAVVVHCAAGRDRTGMVSAVLLALAGVPHEDIANDYALAVHGINEHHLAQEEPREMPKSPEELREWISHTREHLLKLLNGFDAEAYLLDAGLSQQEIGAVRERLTA